In Gordonia sp. SL306, the genomic window GGGCACGCCGGAGCAGATCGCGGACCGTCTCGAACAATGGCGTGACGCCGGGGTCGACGGGATCAACGTGATCAACGCGACGATCCCCGGCAGCTACCTGGAGTTCGCCGAGCATGTGCTGCCGGTGCTACGGGACCGCGGCCTGGCACAACGTGAATATTCACCGGGCACTGTGCGGCACAAGCTGACCGGGCGTGACCGCCTGCCCGACACCCATCCGGCAGCGCGCTACCGCGGTGCGTTCGCCGAGGCGGTGGAGGTACCGGTATGACGGTCGTGACGAGGATCTCCGCCGACCGCGCAGATGTGTTCGCGGAGATCGCCGCGGATGCCGCGGCGCGGGAGCGCGCAGGCAACGACCCCCACGAACAAGTGCGGCTCCTGGCCGAGACCGGATTCACCGCGATCACCCTCGACGACGACACCCGCTCCGGCGCCGACATCGTCGAGTTCTTCGAGTTCCTCGTCGAGCTGTCCAGGGCCGACCCGATCGTCGCCCACATCCTGCGCGCTCACTACTGGTTCGTCGAACAGGTCCGGCGGCTGCCACCAGGCCCGGCCCGCGAGCGGTGGGTCGCCGAGATACGCGCAGGCGCGATCTTCGGCAACGCAACAAGCGAACGTGCCGGCGACGCCGGTGCCAAGGCGTTCCGCACCGAGCTACGTCCGATCGACGGGGGCTGGCTGCTGACCGGCGCGAAGTTCTACAGCACCGGGACGGCATTCGCCGACTGGGTCTCGGTGGCGGCGACGGTGAGTGGTCGCGATTCGGGTGAGCAGATCGCCCGAGTGGTGTTGCCGGTGGACCGGGAGGGCATCGCGATCGTCGACGACTGGGACGGGATCGGACAGCATCGAACCGGAACCGGCTCGACCAATCTCTCTGACGTTCTGGTGACACCCGACGACGTGCTGGCGTTCAGCGATCCCGGGTCGACGCGGCCTGTTGCGAACGACGGACCTTTCCTACAGCTCTATCTGCAGGCGCTGATCACCGGCATCCTGCTGTCGGTCGCCGACGATGCCGCTGAGCTGCTGCGTTCGCGGAAAAGGACCTTCGAGCATGCGCCGGATGAGTCTCCCCGCCACGATGCGGTTCTGCTGCAGACAGTCGGGGAGATCGACGCGGCGGCACACGTGTCGCGATCTGCGGTGCTCGCGGCCGCGCGGGAGGTGGAGGCGGCGTTCGCTCCGGCACGCCGAGGCTCCATCGACCCGGAACTGTTCACCCAGGCGTCCGTGGCGGCGGCCCGGGTGAAGGTGCACGTCGACCGGATCGGTCTTCGCGCGGCCACTGAT contains:
- a CDS encoding acyl-CoA dehydrogenase — translated: MTVVTRISADRADVFAEIAADAAARERAGNDPHEQVRLLAETGFTAITLDDDTRSGADIVEFFEFLVELSRADPIVAHILRAHYWFVEQVRRLPPGPARERWVAEIRAGAIFGNATSERAGDAGAKAFRTELRPIDGGWLLTGAKFYSTGTAFADWVSVAATVSGRDSGEQIARVVLPVDREGIAIVDDWDGIGQHRTGTGSTNLSDVLVTPDDVLAFSDPGSTRPVANDGPFLQLYLQALITGILLSVADDAAELLRSRKRTFEHAPDESPRHDAVLLQTVGEIDAAAHVSRSAVLAAAREVEAAFAPARRGSIDPELFTQASVAAARVKVHVDRIGLRAATDLFDIGGASSASRSKNLDRHWRNIRTVTLHNPTSYKAIALGDRLVNGTPLPANGYF